In Sardina pilchardus chromosome 10, fSarPil1.1, whole genome shotgun sequence, one genomic interval encodes:
- the pnp6 gene encoding purine nucleoside phosphorylase 6, which yields MSASNECRYKYEECKDTADWLLSRIPQRPTVAIICGSGLGGLADLLENRNSFPYQDIPNFPKSTVQGHAGRLVFGELRGKQCVCMQGRFHFYEGYNITTVTYPVRVFFLLGVEILIVTNAAGGLNPDFSVGDIMMIKDHINMPGFAGQNPLCGPNDERFGVRFPCMSDAYDKDLAQLAQEAAEEQGCTSYIRHGVYCMLTGPTFETIAECRVLQMLGADAVGMSTVPEVVVARHCGLRVFGLSLITNKVVTDYDSKERANHEEVLETTRMRTEDLQRLVSHLVGKL from the exons ATGTCGGCATCCAACGAATGCAG gtaTAAATATGAAGAGTGCAAGGATACAGCTGACTGGCTGCTGTCACGGATACCACAGAGGCCCACGGTAGCCATCATCTGTGGCTCGGGCCTGGGAGGCCTGGCGGACCTCCTGGAGAACAGAAATTCGTTTCCTTACCAGGACATCCCCAACTTCCCCAAAAGCACAG TGCAAGGACACGCAGGTCGGCTTGTCTTTGGGGAGCTGAGAGGGAAGCAGTGCGTCTGCATGCAGGGTCGCTTCCACTTCTACGAGGGCTACAACATCACCACG GTGACCTACCCAGTGCGAGTGTTCTTCCTGTTGGGGGTGGAGATTCTAATTGTGACCAATGCTGCTGGCGGGCTGAACCCTGACTTCAGTGTGGGGGACATTATGATGATTAAAGACCACATAAACATGCCCGGGTTTGCAGGCCAGAACCCACTGTGTGGACCCAATGATGAGCG CTTCGGCGTGCGCTTCCCCTGCATGTCGGACGCGTACGACAAGGACCTGGCCCAGCTGGCGCAGGAGGCGGCCGAGGAGCAGGGCTGCACCTCCTACATCCGCCATGGCGTCTACTGCATGCTGACGGGGCCCACCTTCGAGACCATCGCCGAGTGCCGGGTGCTGCAGATGCTGGGCGCCGACGCCGTGG GAATGAGCACTGTCccggaggtggtggtggcccGCCACTGTGGCCTGCGCGTCTTTGGCCTGTCGCTCATCACAAACAAAGTCGTCACCGACTACGACAGCAAGGAGCGGGCCAACCACGAGGAGGTCCTAGAGACCACCCGTATGCGCACTGAGGACCTTCAAAGGCTGGTCAGCCACTTAGTGGGGAAACTGTAA